A stretch of Chitinophaga caeni DNA encodes these proteins:
- a CDS encoding endonuclease/exonuclease/phosphatase family protein, translating to MRSTIIYSLLLFCCLPLAAQNTMKVLSYNILEGMVKDTTKGKQQFVEWVKDKDPDILALQECNGFTQKSLEALAASYGHPYAVIVKESGYPVGLTSKYPIAGIQKVNENMTHGFILAKIENLNICVLHLNPHLYQKRRQEIAAILKYISIQPNAHNWLVMGDFNSQTPLEKDRHAKSNIIQRQKDAVKRNPKIHNLVDGEKIDYLVQQQMLNAGFKDLAFIYDADQKQQNGKDTIRSNARIDYIYSDKALSKKMKSCHFIYDDFTAKFSDHRPIILELKN from the coding sequence GTTTACTATTGTTTTGTTGCTTGCCACTCGCGGCACAAAACACGATGAAAGTATTAAGCTATAATATCCTGGAAGGTATGGTGAAAGATACTACGAAGGGGAAACAACAGTTCGTGGAATGGGTGAAGGATAAAGATCCCGATATCTTGGCTTTGCAGGAATGTAATGGCTTTACGCAGAAAAGCCTGGAAGCCCTGGCGGCCAGTTATGGTCATCCGTATGCAGTTATAGTAAAGGAAAGCGGTTACCCTGTAGGACTTACCTCTAAGTACCCGATTGCCGGGATTCAAAAGGTAAATGAAAATATGACCCATGGATTTATCCTGGCAAAGATTGAAAACTTGAATATCTGTGTACTGCATCTCAACCCGCATTTATATCAAAAAAGAAGGCAGGAGATCGCAGCTATATTAAAGTATATATCCATCCAGCCAAATGCACATAACTGGTTGGTGATGGGAGATTTTAACTCTCAAACCCCCTTGGAGAAAGATCGTCATGCAAAATCGAATATCATTCAAAGGCAGAAAGATGCTGTGAAACGGAATCCGAAAATACACAACTTGGTGGATGGCGAAAAGATAGATTACCTCGTGCAACAGCAAATGCTGAACGCCGGCTTTAAAGACCTGGCCTTTATTTATGATGCAGATCAAAAGCAACAAAATGGTAAAGATACGATCCGCAGCAATGCTAGGATTGATTATATATACTCCGATAAAGCTTTGAGTAAGAAGATGAAAAGTTGCCACTTCATCTACGACGATTTCACTGCCAAATTTTCTGATCACCGGCCTATTATCCTGGAACTCAAAAATTAA
- a CDS encoding bestrophin family protein, giving the protein MLLRNKLSFREIFRFTWKVDLWILLCCTVAYYIDTYYMKSHISVPGGIIGVLGTAIAFFIGFNNNQAYDRWWEARIIWGGIVNDSRSLARSLLSYTSHDFEAQQIARRMVQRHLAFLYALKSGLRSTNDDYYIRYLAADDLARVQGSFNVPNAIINLQSKDLQMLQQIGAIDEFRFKAIDELIVKHCDGMGKSERIKGTVFPPSYSFFTSIFIWFYVILNTLTMTETIGAWSIIFGWAFGFVFHVTHKNGLSIMNPFEDSHMGISLDAITRNIEINLLEALQAPNIPGPIKAQEDGLYIM; this is encoded by the coding sequence ATGTTACTCCGTAATAAATTATCCTTTAGAGAAATATTCCGATTTACATGGAAAGTTGATTTATGGATCCTCTTGTGCTGTACAGTAGCGTATTACATCGATACATATTATATGAAAAGCCATATTTCTGTTCCCGGCGGCATCATAGGAGTGCTGGGTACGGCCATTGCGTTTTTCATCGGTTTCAACAATAACCAGGCTTACGATCGTTGGTGGGAAGCGAGGATTATTTGGGGCGGCATCGTGAATGATTCCCGCTCGCTGGCAAGGAGTTTACTGTCTTATACCAGCCATGACTTCGAGGCCCAGCAAATTGCCCGGCGGATGGTACAAAGGCACCTCGCATTCTTATATGCATTGAAATCCGGTTTGAGGAGTACGAATGATGATTATTACATACGTTATTTAGCTGCCGATGACCTGGCCCGCGTACAAGGGAGTTTCAACGTTCCCAACGCGATAATAAATTTACAATCCAAGGATTTGCAAATGTTACAACAGATCGGGGCTATAGATGAGTTCAGGTTTAAAGCGATCGATGAACTGATAGTAAAACATTGCGATGGCATGGGAAAGTCGGAGCGCATCAAGGGAACGGTTTTTCCCCCGAGCTATTCTTTCTTTACGTCGATATTTATCTGGTTTTATGTAATCCTGAACACTTTAACGATGACGGAAACTATCGGGGCATGGTCGATTATCTTCGGTTGGGCTTTCGGTTTCGTATTCCACGTTACGCATAAGAACGGGTTGAGCATCATGAATCCCTTCGAAGATTCCCATATGGGTATTTCACTGGATGCTATCACGAGAAATATAGAAATTAATTTGCTGGAAGCATTGCAGGCGCCCAACATTCCCGGGCCGATCAAAGCCCAGGAAGATGGGTTGTATATAATGTAG
- a CDS encoding redoxin domain-containing protein: protein MSIYHRYADVLPLGLPENFKKPNLEKHLIQPLEAGQVFPAIQVFYQDILQGRELLQSKQEVYTVTIQKPLVLAFYSAQWSLYGTKRYGQLQDLHNSTKVSGGSFLMVTGEDKDTFEAWHDARIQASFDMFQDRRFELSKQVGLFSSSDPLWGRVSGIDADTFAPAVYVIGTDHKIIYSFVDDNLTRELDNREVIAAVNGARKKAVA, encoded by the coding sequence ATGTCTATCTATCACCGCTACGCCGATGTTTTGCCGCTGGGTTTACCTGAAAATTTCAAGAAACCTAACTTGGAAAAACATTTAATTCAACCGCTGGAAGCCGGACAAGTTTTTCCTGCTATCCAGGTATTTTATCAAGATATATTGCAAGGGAGGGAACTTTTGCAATCGAAACAGGAGGTGTATACTGTTACCATCCAAAAGCCGTTGGTATTAGCATTTTATTCCGCTCAATGGTCGCTTTACGGAACTAAACGCTACGGGCAATTACAAGATCTGCATAATAGCACCAAGGTTTCCGGTGGATCATTTTTAATGGTCACCGGGGAAGATAAGGATACTTTCGAAGCGTGGCATGATGCCAGGATCCAGGCGAGCTTTGATATGTTCCAGGACCGCCGTTTCGAATTGTCGAAGCAAGTTGGGCTGTTCAGCAGCTCCGACCCTTTATGGGGGCGTGTTTCCGGTATTGACGCCGACACGTTTGCACCCGCGGTTTACGTGATCGGGACAGACCATAAAATCATTTACAGTTTTGTTGATGATAACCTTACCCGCGAACTGGACAATAGGGAAGTAATCGCGGCAGTTAACGGGGCCCGCAAGAAAGCCGTAGCCTAA
- a CDS encoding FecR family protein: MNQSRLQVLLIKYGNNECTEEELQELAAWYEGLNALGKPLPLSDSVADEAVADDIWAGIATQASLDPVRQPRSKYRKIIYYMSAAAVVLLGMFMLFKSFWKESVQPSPVLAEMPLLKTEKGVISEVTLLDGTRVKLNADSKLHYNSDFNQTNREIFLDGEAYFEVVKSSNMPFIIHANNMDIEVLGTTFNVKAYKSDKTTEASLVTGKIAITMKAGKLGNKRIILEPNQKVVMLNPEVLKSLEVLPTASQGVLQDQGYAVDQLSRSQLDQTVLETSWIHNRLDINDESLEEIITRLERRYNVNIKLKDKDLLHARYTGSFEQESISEVLDALRLSSPKPFKFKQEKTTILITK; encoded by the coding sequence GTGAATCAATCGCGTTTACAAGTGCTTTTAATCAAGTATGGTAATAATGAATGCACGGAAGAGGAACTGCAGGAGTTGGCTGCTTGGTACGAAGGTCTGAACGCTTTAGGCAAGCCGCTGCCGCTGTCTGACAGCGTAGCAGATGAGGCAGTTGCCGATGATATATGGGCCGGAATTGCGACCCAGGCTAGCCTGGACCCGGTTCGTCAACCGCGTTCTAAGTACCGGAAGATCATTTATTACATGAGCGCTGCTGCCGTTGTGTTGCTAGGTATGTTCATGCTGTTCAAATCGTTTTGGAAAGAATCCGTGCAACCAAGCCCGGTTTTAGCCGAAATGCCCCTGTTGAAAACAGAGAAAGGCGTTATTTCCGAAGTAACCTTGCTCGATGGTACAAGGGTAAAGCTTAATGCCGACAGCAAACTGCATTATAATAGTGATTTCAACCAAACGAACCGCGAGATTTTCCTCGATGGCGAGGCTTATTTCGAAGTGGTGAAATCCAGTAATATGCCTTTCATCATCCATGCCAACAATATGGATATCGAAGTATTAGGCACAACTTTCAACGTGAAAGCTTATAAATCTGATAAAACTACGGAAGCCAGCTTGGTTACCGGCAAGATTGCCATCACGATGAAAGCCGGGAAACTCGGTAATAAAAGGATCATCCTGGAACCGAACCAGAAAGTTGTGATGCTCAACCCGGAAGTGTTGAAATCGCTGGAAGTGTTACCCACGGCTAGCCAAGGAGTTTTACAGGATCAAGGTTATGCAGTGGACCAGTTATCACGCAGCCAATTGGATCAAACGGTTTTGGAAACCAGTTGGATACACAATAGGTTAGACATCAACGATGAAAGCTTAGAAGAAATCATAACCCGCTTAGAGAGAAGGTATAATGTGAATATCAAACTAAAAGATAAGGACTTATTACATGCCCGTTACACGGGTAGTTTCGAACAGGAAAGCATCTCGGAAGTGCTGGATGCACTGAGGCTTTCCAGCCCAAAACCTTTCAAATTTAAACAGGAAAAAACCACGATTCTGATTACAAAATAA
- a CDS encoding DUF5689 domain-containing protein, with the protein MPHFIFRKLSWFFLVAGFSILCLYACRKEEDVKFVTDLAIDSRIVRMPANADTTRIIIYSEGNWNLEVTEPVEWLHLMESSGNGKGEALISLQDNNGNLPRSVKVLVKGNGKTDSIDIQQKGLTPTIKITDETAQSIANGGILKTPINTNVPLELMDITYRYDSTGGTWVSGLQLQDGYLYFKVDSNKLTTPRSVMLYLGYLDALGAITKDSLKISQNLGMSYEGAVVKDFQYVKQMLATGKIEENIFIEGIVISDKGHPNIAKNWNNTSNKHTLDKTGNEKAVYVQDLDGTEGIYIQTATPGQNIFNFNDKVRIWLKDADLERFNDPNYVIVSGIEVKHIMQKEARMVNLEPREKYIGDLTDNDLYTYIKLKDVEISVPSGSFTNINEGYAARTDCYPTHVRDIQGSGLYMLTNLGVPYRRDGNQVPQGSGSIAGILVHETMDRYGGDIGRYAIRHLSREGIDLKEDRSQGFSNVLVEWSRFKKEFAAAPTASENPLTPDIGQGKLYKTGNIDMDFTGTGIYGTTDYNGLIPEATTVKGSIANGAWGSKNWWSTANNSGEAWMIEVSSSGISTPISLQIEGNSDIGGPRNFIAEWSDGSGNWNSIGTYTLQDVTNWSNTLLTQVPGHKVLNFNLPVAASGLEKLVIRLRVLNKICGSTTNPNGGTLGANGVTRLAHVSLKYNK; encoded by the coding sequence ATGCCGCATTTTATATTTCGAAAATTGAGTTGGTTTTTCCTAGTGGCAGGCTTTTCAATACTTTGCCTGTATGCCTGCCGTAAGGAAGAAGATGTAAAGTTCGTGACTGACCTGGCCATCGATTCGAGGATCGTGAGGATGCCCGCCAATGCAGATACAACGCGAATCATCATATATTCTGAAGGTAACTGGAACCTGGAAGTGACCGAGCCTGTTGAGTGGTTGCACCTGATGGAAAGTTCCGGCAATGGCAAGGGCGAAGCATTGATTTCATTGCAAGATAACAACGGCAATCTCCCGAGATCGGTTAAAGTGCTCGTGAAGGGAAATGGTAAAACAGATTCAATTGATATACAACAGAAAGGTCTGACGCCGACTATCAAGATCACCGATGAAACGGCACAAAGCATTGCCAACGGCGGGATTTTAAAAACGCCGATCAACACCAATGTTCCGCTGGAATTGATGGATATCACTTACCGGTATGATTCTACCGGTGGTACATGGGTTTCAGGACTGCAATTACAAGACGGTTACCTGTACTTTAAAGTTGATAGTAATAAATTGACTACGCCCCGCAGTGTCATGTTATACCTGGGTTACCTGGATGCGCTTGGCGCTATCACGAAAGATTCATTGAAGATCTCCCAAAACCTCGGCATGAGCTACGAAGGTGCTGTGGTAAAGGATTTTCAATATGTAAAACAAATGCTGGCAACAGGGAAAATAGAGGAAAATATCTTTATTGAAGGGATCGTGATCAGCGATAAAGGTCACCCTAATATTGCCAAGAACTGGAACAACACTAGCAACAAGCATACGCTCGATAAAACGGGCAATGAAAAAGCCGTATATGTTCAGGACCTGGATGGCACGGAAGGAATTTATATTCAAACAGCAACGCCCGGGCAAAATATTTTCAACTTCAATGACAAGGTACGTATCTGGTTGAAAGATGCCGACCTGGAACGTTTCAATGATCCGAATTATGTCATCGTTAGCGGTATTGAAGTGAAACATATCATGCAGAAGGAAGCCCGTATGGTCAACCTCGAACCGAGGGAAAAGTACATTGGCGACTTAACGGACAACGACCTGTATACTTACATAAAATTGAAAGATGTTGAGATATCCGTTCCTTCCGGCTCATTTACCAATATCAACGAAGGGTATGCCGCCCGTACGGATTGTTATCCTACGCATGTCCGCGATATTCAAGGAAGCGGGCTTTACATGTTAACAAACCTCGGTGTTCCTTACCGCCGCGATGGTAATCAAGTGCCGCAAGGCTCGGGAAGTATTGCAGGGATATTAGTTCATGAAACGATGGATCGTTACGGTGGAGATATAGGCCGCTATGCTATCAGGCACCTTTCCAGGGAAGGGATCGATTTGAAAGAAGATAGAAGCCAAGGATTTTCCAATGTACTGGTGGAATGGAGCCGTTTCAAGAAAGAGTTTGCCGCGGCGCCCACTGCAAGCGAGAACCCGTTAACACCGGATATCGGCCAGGGAAAGTTGTACAAAACCGGCAATATTGATATGGACTTTACGGGTACAGGTATTTACGGCACAACAGATTATAACGGCTTAATACCAGAAGCTACCACCGTGAAAGGTTCCATTGCCAATGGCGCTTGGGGAAGTAAAAATTGGTGGTCAACTGCCAACAACAGTGGCGAAGCATGGATGATCGAAGTCTCCTCTTCCGGAATTAGTACCCCTATCTCATTACAAATCGAAGGCAATTCGGACATCGGCGGCCCGAGGAATTTTATCGCGGAATGGTCTGATGGCAGCGGTAACTGGAATAGTATCGGTACCTATACCTTACAGGATGTTACGAACTGGTCTAATACCTTGCTTACCCAGGTGCCCGGGCATAAGGTTTTAAACTTTAATTTGCCGGTGGCAGCAAGTGGCTTGGAAAAGTTAGTTATCCGCTTGCGGGTTTTAAATAAAATTTGCGGATCAACAACCAATCCTAACGGTGGAACTTTAGGCGCCAACGGGGTTACCAGGTTAGCGCACGTTTCATTGAAATATAATAAATGA
- a CDS encoding SusC/RagA family TonB-linked outer membrane protein: MKLAFLVVLVSCMQVSAGVFGQNTHLSLKAEDMKFSKMLKLIERKLPYRFVYSTDLVPSDKKVSLDVTDASLDEVMAKILADTDLEFKLISKKLIVIAPKASDIQEVRVKGKVTDSSGMALPGVSVRVVGTNTGTITNGSGEYELSAPGNASLEFSYIGYLSQTVAINNRTEINIKLADNSKGLNEVVVVGFGTQRKANLSGAVATISTKSISNRPVASVQESLQGVSPGLTILNRPGDVGSESNITMTVRGRTNLGSPGPLIIIDGIPVSNREFQSLKPSDIESMSVLKDAASSAIYGSRAANGVILVTTKKGEEGRTSIDLNASYGWQSPTRHFEYLGSYDYATLYNEALSNAGKDPKFTAEQLQYFKDGSRPDEYPNTDWYKEALVKNPALKDVNLGVSGGSKKSQYYLGLGYLGQESLVQNKDLNRYNLRLNASSQVLPILNIGTNISFIKQDRDTKGGELNWVALNRLVPSMVAIHSDGTWGTINGGSADATLAKDNVLRNMAEGGRGYSRDNITQAGLTAKLTPLPGLMIYGQGSLKYNNNMSFAFTNTLPPLINFLTKEEMTSTRVTQNQMVERWSRRQETLIQGYAEYEKQIKAHHFKLMVGASQERNLYRYIAGGRLNFPNNQAGILDLGSSVDLPTENDSYYGTNVPLNRSYEEFWGILSYFGRINYDYKGKYIFEANFRQDYSSRFHPDYRQANFPSLSAAWRMSEEPFLRNATFLDNLKLRASWGILGNESSTPLGNYLDLLKYGAVYSFNGTQVNGAYQDRGVNIEASWENVYMTDFGVDATFLKGKIDVVADYYIKTTKDILVPITVGNTYALKAPTVNQGSTRNKGIELAVTYNDRIGKDFTFSISGNISKINNEILNLGEVNERISDKWIERVGGSVGDFYGLQAIGLFVDDADVANSPKQASATKPGDIKYKDQNGDKIIDANDRVVIGNDVPWFNYGFSITANYKGIDFSILGYGVTNVETYLDNEASYAFFNGAGVKPLHKNRWTKENPDPNADYPRLLLSSDGQHNYNNNNSFWLFDASYFRIRALTLGYTLPEKLTRKASIKNARLYVAANNPFTIMFDDRLTDYDPEIASGRGGYPGIKTWSVGINVKF, translated from the coding sequence ATGAAGCTTGCTTTCTTGGTCGTATTGGTATCATGTATGCAAGTATCTGCCGGGGTTTTTGGTCAAAACACACATTTGAGCTTGAAAGCTGAGGATATGAAGTTTTCCAAGATGCTGAAGCTGATCGAAAGAAAACTACCTTACCGCTTTGTTTATAGCACGGACTTAGTTCCTTCTGATAAAAAGGTTAGCCTGGATGTTACCGATGCTTCTTTGGATGAGGTCATGGCCAAAATCTTAGCAGATACAGATCTCGAGTTTAAACTCATCTCTAAAAAATTAATCGTTATTGCACCCAAGGCTTCCGATATACAGGAAGTAAGGGTGAAAGGTAAAGTAACCGACTCTTCCGGTATGGCTTTACCGGGCGTCTCCGTGCGCGTGGTTGGCACCAATACCGGGACCATTACCAATGGCTCCGGCGAATATGAACTCAGCGCTCCCGGTAATGCGAGCTTGGAATTTAGTTATATAGGATACCTTTCTCAAACCGTGGCTATCAACAACCGCACTGAAATTAATATCAAGCTAGCGGATAATAGCAAAGGTTTGAATGAAGTAGTGGTCGTGGGTTTCGGTACGCAACGTAAGGCCAACCTTTCCGGCGCCGTGGCAACCATCAGCACAAAATCTATTTCCAACCGCCCGGTAGCTTCCGTGCAGGAATCTTTACAAGGGGTTTCTCCCGGTTTAACGATCCTCAATCGCCCCGGTGATGTAGGCTCTGAATCCAATATCACGATGACGGTGCGCGGTAGAACGAATTTAGGTTCTCCCGGGCCATTAATTATCATCGACGGTATACCGGTTTCCAACCGCGAATTCCAGTCTTTGAAACCTTCCGATATAGAATCGATGTCTGTATTGAAAGATGCGGCTTCATCTGCTATTTACGGTTCCCGTGCTGCCAACGGTGTTATCTTGGTAACAACGAAGAAGGGCGAAGAAGGTAGAACTTCTATCGATTTGAATGCGAGCTACGGTTGGCAGTCACCCACCCGCCATTTTGAATACCTGGGTTCTTATGATTATGCTACGCTTTATAATGAAGCATTGTCCAATGCTGGGAAAGACCCCAAGTTCACGGCAGAACAATTACAATATTTCAAAGATGGTTCCAGGCCGGATGAATATCCGAATACCGATTGGTACAAGGAGGCATTGGTAAAAAATCCCGCGTTGAAGGATGTTAACCTGGGCGTTTCAGGTGGTTCGAAAAAATCACAGTACTACTTGGGCTTGGGTTACTTGGGACAAGAATCCCTCGTGCAAAACAAGGACTTGAACCGTTACAATTTAAGGTTGAACGCTTCTTCACAAGTATTGCCTATTTTGAATATCGGTACCAATATTTCGTTCATTAAGCAAGATAGGGATACCAAGGGCGGTGAATTAAACTGGGTAGCTTTAAACCGCTTGGTGCCTTCCATGGTGGCCATTCATAGCGATGGTACCTGGGGTACGATCAACGGGGGCAGCGCTGATGCTACGCTCGCCAAAGACAACGTGTTAAGAAACATGGCCGAAGGTGGCCGCGGCTATTCCCGCGATAATATCACCCAAGCAGGTTTAACAGCAAAATTAACACCCTTACCCGGCTTGATGATCTACGGTCAAGGTTCATTGAAGTATAACAACAATATGAGCTTTGCCTTTACAAATACTTTACCGCCGTTAATCAACTTCCTGACGAAAGAAGAAATGACTTCTACCCGCGTTACGCAAAACCAAATGGTGGAACGCTGGAGCCGCCGCCAGGAAACATTGATTCAAGGATACGCTGAATATGAGAAACAAATCAAGGCACATCACTTTAAATTGATGGTGGGCGCTTCGCAAGAAAGAAACCTGTACCGTTATATCGCCGGTGGTCGCCTGAATTTCCCGAATAACCAGGCCGGTATCTTGGATTTGGGTAGTAGCGTGGATTTACCTACGGAAAATGATTCTTATTATGGTACAAATGTTCCGCTGAACCGTTCTTACGAAGAGTTCTGGGGCATCCTTTCTTATTTCGGTAGGATCAATTACGATTATAAAGGGAAATATATTTTCGAAGCCAATTTCCGCCAGGATTATTCTTCCCGTTTCCATCCCGATTACCGCCAGGCGAATTTCCCGTCATTATCGGCTGCATGGAGAATGTCGGAAGAACCATTCCTGCGGAATGCCACTTTCTTAGATAACTTGAAACTACGTGCTTCATGGGGTATCCTGGGTAATGAGAGCAGCACTCCTTTGGGGAACTATCTCGATTTGCTGAAATACGGCGCCGTATACAGTTTCAATGGTACGCAAGTAAATGGTGCCTATCAAGATCGCGGGGTAAATATCGAAGCCTCTTGGGAGAATGTGTATATGACGGATTTCGGTGTAGATGCCACTTTCTTAAAAGGTAAGATCGATGTTGTTGCTGATTACTATATCAAAACAACTAAAGATATCCTGGTTCCGATTACAGTAGGTAATACATATGCATTAAAAGCGCCGACTGTAAACCAAGGCTCTACCCGCAATAAAGGTATCGAGTTGGCAGTTACTTACAACGATAGGATCGGCAAGGATTTCACTTTCAGCATTTCAGGGAATATCTCTAAAATCAACAATGAAATCCTGAACCTGGGTGAAGTAAATGAAAGGATCAGCGATAAATGGATTGAAAGGGTAGGCGGTTCTGTAGGCGACTTCTACGGATTGCAAGCTATCGGTTTATTTGTTGATGACGCAGACGTTGCTAATAGCCCAAAACAAGCATCTGCAACAAAACCGGGCGATATCAAGTACAAGGATCAGAACGGCGATAAAATCATCGATGCTAATGACCGCGTGGTGATTGGAAATGACGTTCCTTGGTTTAACTACGGTTTCAGCATCACCGCGAATTATAAAGGCATCGACTTCTCTATCCTGGGTTACGGGGTTACCAATGTTGAAACTTATCTCGACAACGAGGCTTCTTATGCATTCTTCAACGGTGCCGGTGTGAAGCCTTTGCATAAAAATCGCTGGACAAAAGAAAATCCGGATCCTAATGCAGATTATCCCCGTTTGTTGTTGAGTTCCGATGGACAGCATAACTATAATAATAACAACTCGTTCTGGCTGTTCGATGCATCTTATTTCAGGATCAGGGCGCTAACATTGGGTTACACATTACCGGAAAAATTGACACGGAAGGCCAGCATCAAGAATGCCCGCTTGTACGTGGCAGCTAATAATCCATTTACGATCATGTTTGATGATCGCCTGACCGACTACGATCCGGAGATCGCATCGGGCCGTGGTGGATATCCCGGTATCAAGACTTGGAGTGTAGGGATTAACGTGAAATTCTAA
- a CDS encoding RNA polymerase sigma factor encodes MKITDQALVTMLQRDNEEAFREIYNRHWKNVYTQALIKTGLPEDARDLTQEIFLYLWKKRHEINITTTVPTYLQAALRHKIIDYYRGKAVKQRYYEQAFLSGLEAVTEANHEPYQLKELTHIIESEIQLMPARMKEIFLLSRDEDLPSAQIAARLELSDQTVRNQISTAIQRIRKCLMEHH; translated from the coding sequence GTGAAAATTACTGACCAAGCGTTGGTGACAATGCTACAGCGTGATAACGAAGAGGCTTTCCGGGAGATTTATAACCGTCATTGGAAAAACGTTTATACGCAAGCATTGATTAAAACAGGGCTTCCAGAAGATGCCCGCGATCTCACGCAGGAAATATTTCTTTACTTGTGGAAGAAACGCCATGAGATCAATATAACTACTACGGTACCTACTTATTTACAGGCTGCCCTGCGGCATAAAATAATCGACTATTACCGGGGCAAAGCCGTGAAGCAACGTTATTATGAACAGGCGTTTTTAAGCGGCTTGGAAGCCGTCACCGAAGCTAACCATGAACCCTACCAACTCAAGGAGTTGACCCACATTATTGAAAGTGAAATACAGTTGATGCCTGCCCGCATGAAAGAAATTTTCTTGTTAAGCCGGGATGAAGATCTGCCTTCCGCCCAAATTGCAGCCCGCCTGGAGCTTTCTGATCAAACCGTTAGAAATCAAATCAGTACCGCCATTCAGCGTATCCGTAAGTGTTTGATGGAACATCATTAA